One region of Peromyscus eremicus chromosome 4, PerEre_H2_v1, whole genome shotgun sequence genomic DNA includes:
- the LOC131907685 gene encoding odorant-binding protein 2a-like codes for MKNLLIFLLLGLVAVLKAQEAPPDNQEDYSGIWYTKAIVHNGSLPSHMIPSKVFPVVVTALEGEDMEVKVTFWKKGQCHEFKIVMKKTDEPGRYTTFHGKRFVYVEELSVKDHYIFYCESHQRGKLFGMGKLMGRDSKENPEAVEEFKEFVQRKGLREENIFIPEMSGPLTSHRVARALLQVLAVGGAELQV; via the exons ATGAAGAACCTCCTGATTTTCTTGCTTCTGGGGCTGGTGGCTGTCCTGAAGGCCCAGGAAGCCCCACCAGATAACCAGGAGGAT TACTCTGGGATCTGGTACACAAAGGCCATTGTACACAATGGAAGCCTACCCAGTCACATGATACCTTCAAAGGTTTTCCCTGTGGTGGTAACAGCCCTGGAAGGAGAAGACATGGAAGTCAAGGTTACATTCTG GAAGAAAGGGCAGTGTCATGAGTTTAAAATTGTGATGAAGAAAACCGACGAGCCTGGCAGATACACCACCT TTCACGGCAAGAGGTTCGTATATGTCGAAGAGCTGTCAGTGAAGGACCACTACATCTTCTACTGTGAAAGCCATCAACGTGGGAAGTTGTTTGGCATGGGAAAGCTCATGG GGAGAGACTCTAAGGAAAACCCAGAGGCCGTGGAAGAATTTAAGGAATTCGTACAGCGCAAGGGACTCAGAGAGGAAAACATCTTCATACCAGAGATGAGTG GTCCCCTCACCTCTCACAGGGTTGCCAGGGCCCTGCTTCAGGTCTTGGCCGTGGGAGGGGCTGAGCTGCAGGTGTGA
- the LOC131908035 gene encoding protein B-Myc has translation MRTAPRTSSAPLGVALRRTAATMPLHVSLANGNRDLDYDLVQPYFMCDDEEEDVHQQPPQPPAPSEDIWKKFELLPTPRPSPGHAGLYSAPSEAVAASFNPREQDDDSFFTADLLEMVPELPGGDAVKHSYVCDPDDETFVKNIILQDCMWNGFSASAKLVSKLDPYQAVRKEGASASPAADTDPATPPDCTCNT, from the coding sequence ATGCGCACCGCACCACGCACCAGCTCTGCTCCCCTCGGTGTGGCCCTCAGACGCACAGCCGCGACCATGCCCCTCCACGTGAGCCTCGCCAACGGCAACCGGGACCTGGACTACGACTTGGTGCAGCCATACTTCATGTGCGACGATGAGGAGGAGGACGTGCACCAGCAGCCGCCGCAGCCGCCCGCGCCCAGTGAGGACATCTGGAAGAAATTCGAGCTGCTGCCCACGCCGCGCCCGTCCCCGGGCCACGCCGGCCTCTACTCGGCTCCCAGCGAGGCGGTCGCCGCGTCTTTCAACCCCAGGGAACAGGACGATGATAGCTTCTTCACCGCAGACCTGCTGGAGATGGTGCCCGAGCTGCCTGGAGGAGACGCCGTGAAGCACAGCTACGTCTGCGACCCGGACGACGAGACCTTCGTGAAGAACATCATCCTGCAGGACTGTATGTGGAATGGCTTCTCGGCCTCCGCCAAGCTGGTCTCCAAGCTGGACCCCTACCAGGCTGTGCGCAAAGAAGGCGCCAGCGCGAGCCCGGCCGCCGACACTGATCCTGCTACGCCTCCAGACTGCACCTGCAATACCTGA